In one window of Grus americana isolate bGruAme1 unplaced genomic scaffold, bGruAme1.mat scaffold_43_1, whole genome shotgun sequence DNA:
- the LOC129200736 gene encoding uncharacterized protein LOC129200736: MAKSKELLQHMEETHREVREAIEKFNSKGDKHCAQMKAWLQEEKRYNEGSLKRQWSRKRFASSRGRRRQRRRRLCCRRWWKHSWRGTCWRGDAASCIGCSECPLWVPGGPFPGSGCDGPDTCSSRRGSQVQAAGELLAGCGLCRWQVLSVGFPWAGAFSRACRVSCPTLPEAATQNGWGGSPRGSQDSPLHPIGKMGLACIHPALSPIPLLPRRILCLLLVGLQLAVGFALAAAVLYASSYDPELFYRLLPRVLCEETYTDLAYALGKILPVASEGLLPF, encoded by the exons GGGGACAAGCACTGTGCCCAGATGAaggcctggctgcaggaggagaagcgCTACAATGAG GGCAGCTTGAAGAGGCAGTGGAGCAGGAAGAGATTTG ccagcagcagaggaagaaggaggcagAGGCGCCGGAGACTGTGCTGCCGGAGGTGGTGGAAGCACAGCTG GAGAGGGACCTGCTGGCGAGGAGACGCGGCTTCATGTATTGGCTGCAGTGAGTGTCCCCTCTGGGTCCCCGGGGGCCCGTTCCCAGGCAGCGGGTGCGATGGGCCGGACACCTGCTCCAGCCGCCGCGGCTCACAAGTccaggctgctggggagctgctggccgGCTGTGGGCTTTGCCGCTGGCAAGTGCTCAGCGTCGGTTTTCCCTGGGCCGGGGCGTTCTCCCGGGCTTGCCGAGTCTCCTGTCCCACCCTGCCCGAGGCTGCAACGCAAAACggctggggaggcagccccCGGGGCTCCCAGGACAGCCCCCTCCATCCCATAGGCAAGATGGGCTTGGCATGCATCCACCCTGCCCTGTCTCCCATCCCTCTTCTGCCCCGCAGGAtactctgcctgctcctggtcGGCCTGCAGCTGGCCGTCGGCTTTGCTCTGGCTGCTGCGGTGCTCTACGCCTCCTCCTACGACCCCGAGCTCTTCTACCGCCTGCTGCCGCGTGTGCTGTGTGAGGAGACCTACACCGACCTGGCCTACGCCCTGGGAAAGATCCTCCCCGTGGCCAGTGAGGGGCTGCTGCCCTTTTGA